In Dromaius novaehollandiae isolate bDroNov1 chromosome 16, bDroNov1.hap1, whole genome shotgun sequence, one genomic interval encodes:
- the BHLHE23 gene encoding class E basic helix-loop-helix protein 23 has protein sequence MAELKSLGGEAYLALAPGYGPSAFAYGAVRGGGGEGPRGAYAGGGGADFHGGALGKSAESSGEQSGDEEDGFEAAGKGGAALEREGKLKAGALGKKPKEQRSLRLSINARERRRMHDLNDALDGLRSVIPYAHSPSVRKLSKIATLLLAKNYILMQAQALEEMRRLVAYLNQGQALGAPLPATLNPFAQSAVYPFGGGAVPGCPEKCTAFTGAASALCKHCSDKP, from the coding sequence aTGGCCGAGCTCAAGTCGCTGGGCGGCGAGGCGTACCTGGCGCTGGCCCCGGGCTACGGCCCGTCGGCTTTCGCCTACGGcgcggtgcgcggcggcggcggcgagggcccGCGGGGGGCCtacgcggggggcggcggggcggactTCCACGGCGGGGCGCTGGGCAAGTCGGCGGAGAGCAGCGGCGAGCAGAGCGGCGACGAGGAGGACGGCTTCGAGGCGGCGGGGAAGGGCGGCGCGGCCTTGGAGCGGGAGGGCAAGCTGAAGGCGGGCGCGCTGGGCAAGAAGCCCAAGGAGCAGCGCTCGCTGCGCCTCAGCATCAAcgcgcgggagcggcggcggaTGCACGACCTCAACGACGCCCTGGACGGGCTGCGCTCCGTCATCCCCTACGCGCACAGCCCCTCGGTGCGGAAACTCTCCAAAATCGCCACGCTGCTGCTGGCCAAGAACTACATCCTCATGCAGGCGCAGGCCCTGGAGGAGATGCGGCGGCTGGTGGCCTACCTGAACCAGGGGCAGGCGCtgggcgccccgctgcccgccacCCTCAACCCCTTCGCGCAGTCGGCCGTCTACCCCTTCGGCGGCGGCGCCGTGCCCGGCTGCCCCGAGAAATGCACTGCCTTCACGGGAGCCGCCTCCGCCCTCTGCAAACACTGCAGCGACAAGCCCTGA